Proteins from a single region of Luteolibacter sp. Y139:
- a CDS encoding 6-phosphofructokinase, whose translation MSEGLAIFTSGGDSAGMNPAVKCAADYAAMCGYKPWLVYDGLRGLIDDKIVESTPQLLSGILHRGGTFLRSSRSTRFFDIEFRRKAYENLQKRGIKKLVVIGGDGSFRALNQFYSDFGVPFAGIPATIDNDIAGTDYCLGVDTALNMIRQSVDSIRDTATSFSRAFVIEVMGRHCGYLAMVSALACGAELCLTTEIPYDLEKIGAKLKHEIKHEGRDHIIAIVAEGTKMAEYTTRYINDAIGMEARLTVLGHVQRGGSPTVHDRIMAYKFAVAAVDSLHAGQTNSIMVYRDGTFGNLPIHTVVDSKYQIDPAIMRLCAPLCA comes from the coding sequence ATGAGTGAAGGCCTAGCGATTTTTACCTCCGGCGGCGATTCCGCCGGTATGAACCCCGCCGTGAAATGTGCCGCCGACTACGCGGCGATGTGCGGCTACAAGCCGTGGCTGGTCTATGACGGCCTGCGCGGACTGATCGACGACAAGATCGTCGAATCGACTCCCCAATTGCTCTCGGGCATCCTTCACCGCGGGGGCACCTTCCTGCGCTCGTCGCGGTCGACGCGCTTCTTTGACATCGAGTTCCGCCGCAAGGCCTACGAGAACCTGCAGAAGCGTGGCATTAAGAAGCTGGTCGTGATCGGCGGCGACGGCTCGTTCCGCGCGCTGAATCAATTCTACAGCGACTTCGGCGTGCCCTTCGCCGGGATCCCGGCGACGATCGACAATGACATCGCGGGCACCGACTACTGCCTCGGGGTGGATACGGCGCTGAACATGATCCGCCAATCGGTGGACTCGATTCGCGATACCGCGACGTCTTTCTCCCGTGCCTTCGTGATCGAGGTGATGGGCCGCCACTGCGGCTATCTCGCCATGGTCAGCGCGCTGGCCTGCGGGGCGGAACTCTGCCTGACGACCGAGATTCCCTATGACCTCGAAAAGATCGGCGCGAAGCTGAAGCACGAGATCAAGCACGAGGGGCGCGACCACATCATCGCGATCGTGGCGGAAGGCACCAAGATGGCCGAGTACACGACGCGCTACATCAACGACGCGATCGGTATGGAGGCGCGGCTGACGGTGCTGGGCCACGTGCAGCGCGGCGGCTCGCCGACGGTGCATGACCGCATCATGGCGTACAAGTTCGCGGTGGCGGCGGTGGATTCGCTGCACGCGGGCCAGACGAATTCGATCATGGTCTATCGTGACGGCACCTTCGGCAACCTGCCGATCCACACGGTGGTCGACTCGAAGTATCAGATCGATCCGGCGATCATGAGGCTGTGCGCGCCGCTGTGTGCGTAA
- a CDS encoding DUF1328 domain-containing protein, whose product MLHWTITFLILALVAGLLGFTGLAGASYQIAQILFVVFLVLLVVSFLKGGLKGSPR is encoded by the coding sequence ATGCTTCACTGGACCATCACCTTTCTGATTCTGGCCTTGGTCGCCGGACTTCTTGGATTCACGGGCTTGGCAGGCGCCTCCTACCAGATCGCACAGATTCTCTTCGTCGTCTTCCTCGTTCTGCTCGTGGTCTCGTTCCTCAAGGGCGGACTCAAGGGAAGCCCTCGATAA